A window of the Hordeum vulgare subsp. vulgare chromosome 5H, MorexV3_pseudomolecules_assembly, whole genome shotgun sequence genome harbors these coding sequences:
- the LOC123399349 gene encoding BTB/POZ domain-containing protein At2g46260-like produces the protein MAGGEGAAAAGVPTQAEMDPGLSRGGGLPSFEFAFNSENFSDRVLRLEVVASDSVAGGPLPDLALHREDLRLHKEEADGKIIDSSCTMVSAPVLRVKTVYINSVVLAANSPFFRKIFSNGMKESDQRHITLQVADSGTEETVIMEILSFMYTGKLSTTEPNLLLDILMAADKFEVLACMRHCNQLLTNLPMTRESALLYLYYPCSTSVAAEIRHLTNAAKEFLASKYKVLAKFSDELMDMPLAGIEAIFSSTDLQTRSEDTVYSFLLEWACKQYPETEERHKIWSSSLLPLVRFSHMTWSKLHEVLTCGDDGVDREQTKKLITDALLHKAYPAHEQGTTEADTTNCWQVPQRAYRLKPIKVVEFDRPCPQVIVYLDLTREECSRLFPEGHISTHLFHLAGQDFRLMAYCEMDEQDKAYSFGLFIATAKMTRGPTCLTVDFEFAARTRSSGKFVTRWENKYTFGGDWMLGCSDLFEVPWSTFIANDNLFIDDVLHLRADLRALVAPPGLQA, from the exons atggccggcggcgaaggGGCAGCCGCTGCGGGGGTGCCGACGCAGGCGGAGATGGACCCCGGCCTCTCGCGCGGGGGCGGGTTGCCCAGCTTCGAGTTCGCGTTCAATTCAGAGAACTTCTCCGACAGGGTGCTGCGGCTGGAGGTCGTCGCCAGCGACAGCGTCGCCGGAGGACCCCTCCCCGACTTGGCGTTACACCGCGAGGACCTCCGCCTCCACAAGGAGGAAGCAG ATGGCAAAATTATTGACTCTTCTTGTACCATGGTGTCTGCGCCAGTTTTAAGAGTAAAGACCGTTTACATCAATTCGGTGGTTCTTGCTGCAAATAGTCCATTCTTTCGTAAG ATTTTCTCAAATGGCATGAAAGAGTCCGATCAGAGGCATATAACACTCCAAGTTGCTGATTCGG GAACGGAGGAAACTGTCATTATGGAGATTTTGAGCTTTATGTACACTGGAAAGCTGTCAACAACTGAGCCCAATCTTCTGCTCGACATCTTGATGGCCGCTGATAAATTTGAGGTTCTTGCTTGCATGAGGCATTGTAACCAGTTACTCACAAACTTGCCTATGACCAGAGAGTCTGCATTGCTCTACCTATATTACCCGTGCTCCACTTCAGTGGCTGCTGAAATTCGGCATCTGACAAATGCAGCCAAGGAATTCCTCGCCAGCAAATACAAGGTGTTGGCCAA GTTCTCTGATGAACTGATGGACATGCCTCTTGCTGGGATTGAAGCCATCTTTTCTAGTACTGACCTACAAACAAGATCTGAAGACACCGTATATAGCTTCTTGCTTGAGTGGGCGTGCAAGCAATACCCAGAAACAGAGGAAAGGCACAAGATATGGAGTTCTAGTTTACTTCCGCTGGTGCGCTTCAGCCATATGACTTGGAGTAAACTCCATGAAGTCCTGACATGCGGTGATGATGGTGTAGACCGTGAGCAAACAAAGAAGCTTATTACTGATGCACTCTTGCACAAAGCTTACCCAGCACATGAGCAAGGCACTACTGAAGCAGACACGACAAACTGTTGGCAAGTCCCACAGCGAGCTTACAGGCTTAAACCAATCAAAGTGGTTGAATTCGACCGGCCCTGCCCACAGGTCATTGTTTACTTGGATCTAACGCGCGAGGAGTGCTCCCGACTCTTCCCAGAAGGACACATTTCCACGCACTTGTTCCATCTTGCTGGACAGGATTTTCGTCTCATGGCATACTGTGAAATGGATGAGCAGGACAAGGCATACAGCTTTGGCCTCTTTATAGCAACGGCTAAGATGACAAGGGGGCCAACATGTTTGACAGTTGACTTTGAATTTGCTGCAAGGACAAGATCATCAGGAAAATTCGTGACCAGGTGGGAGAACAAGTATACCTTCGGCGGTGACTGGATGCTCGGATGCAGTGATCTTTTTGAGGTTCCATGGTCGACGTTCATTGCCAACGACAACCTCTTCATCGATGACGTGCTGCATCTGAGAGCTGACTTGAGGGCGTTGGTGGCGCCGCCAGGACTACAGGCTTGA